Proteins co-encoded in one Apus apus isolate bApuApu2 chromosome 22, bApuApu2.pri.cur, whole genome shotgun sequence genomic window:
- the FXYD6 gene encoding FXYD domain-containing ion transport regulator 6 isoform X2, with translation MDHRPLQKAAMEAVLIFLCSLLVPAALADVAIQEKEKEKEEEDPFNYDYQSLRIGGLVFAVVLFTVGILLILSRRCRCSFNQKPRAPGDEEAQAETLITSNATGAQKAEN, from the exons ATGGACCACAGACCCCTACAAAAAG CAGCCATGGAGGCAGTGCTGATCTTTCTGTGCTccctgctggtgccagcagccctggcagatG TGGCCAtccaggagaaggagaaggagaaggaagaggaggaccCCTTCAACTATG ATTACCAGAGCCTGAGGATCGGGGGGCTGGTGTTTGCTGTGGTCCTGTTCACCGTTGGCATTCTCCTTATACTCA GCAGGAGGTGCAGGTGCAGTTTCAACCAGAAGCCCAG AGCTCCGGGGGATGAGGAGGCTCAGGCTGAGACCCTGATCACCTCGAATG CCACGGGAGCGCAGAAAGCAGAGAACTGA
- the FXYD6 gene encoding FXYD domain-containing ion transport regulator 6 isoform X3: MEAVLIFLCSLLVPAALADVAIQEKEKEKEEEDPFNYDYQSLRIGGLVFAVVLFTVGILLILSRRCRCSFNQKPRAPGDEEAQAETLITSNATGAQKAEN; this comes from the exons ATGGAGGCAGTGCTGATCTTTCTGTGCTccctgctggtgccagcagccctggcagatG TGGCCAtccaggagaaggagaaggagaaggaagaggaggaccCCTTCAACTATG ATTACCAGAGCCTGAGGATCGGGGGGCTGGTGTTTGCTGTGGTCCTGTTCACCGTTGGCATTCTCCTTATACTCA GCAGGAGGTGCAGGTGCAGTTTCAACCAGAAGCCCAG AGCTCCGGGGGATGAGGAGGCTCAGGCTGAGACCCTGATCACCTCGAATG CCACGGGAGCGCAGAAAGCAGAGAACTGA
- the FXYD6 gene encoding FXYD domain-containing ion transport regulator 6 isoform X1, whose translation MLWVKGMVLTLMKRSQPLCWPRCLQHNFETAPRSVPGAEPAVQRWWNMDHRPLQKAAMEAVLIFLCSLLVPAALADVAIQEKEKEKEEEDPFNYDYQSLRIGGLVFAVVLFTVGILLILSRRCRCSFNQKPRAPGDEEAQAETLITSNATGAQKAEN comes from the exons ATGCTCTGGGTGAAGGGCATGGTATTGACCTTGATGAAGAGATCACAGCCCTTGTGTTGGCCCCGTTGCCTGCAGCACAACTTTGAGACTGCACCAAGATctgtgccaggagcagagccagcGGTGCAGAGGTGGTGGAACATGGACCACAGACCCCTACAAAAAG CAGCCATGGAGGCAGTGCTGATCTTTCTGTGCTccctgctggtgccagcagccctggcagatG TGGCCAtccaggagaaggagaaggagaaggaagaggaggaccCCTTCAACTATG ATTACCAGAGCCTGAGGATCGGGGGGCTGGTGTTTGCTGTGGTCCTGTTCACCGTTGGCATTCTCCTTATACTCA GCAGGAGGTGCAGGTGCAGTTTCAACCAGAAGCCCAG AGCTCCGGGGGATGAGGAGGCTCAGGCTGAGACCCTGATCACCTCGAATG CCACGGGAGCGCAGAAAGCAGAGAACTGA
- the TMPRSS13 gene encoding transmembrane protease serine 13, whose product MDGNTSPATASPLSIPSSLHASTTSSIFSARPPQPRESVLGVSFKPYSPESSPAPATCTTCESTRFSMFRAPCMSQRRLVLIFCVSVLIVLLIALILLFMLWRSQTGIVYKEPAETCRDSPVRCDGIADCSQRSDELGCVRFASDESLLHVYSSVESQWLPVCSTDWDDSFSRKTCQQLGFQNASQTEYIPLHIPGKSLTVSNERDTIQQSLNSSQCLTGKYVSLRCTTCGQRISGRIIGGKETSVSKWPWQVSVQYGTIHICGGTIIDAQWVLTAAHCFFMNSMKILDDWKVYGGVSDLKQHAEGIPVSQVIINSNYSDDHDDYDIALMKLSRPLTLSGQVRPACLPMHGQQFQTGRSCFITGFGKTRENEDNTSPKLREAEVKLIDYKICNSDKVYEGYLTPRMMCAGYLQGGKDACQGDSGGPLVCEENGRWYVAGVTSWGTGCGQKNKPGVYTRVTKLLSWIYSKMESENN is encoded by the exons ATGGACGGGAACACCTCCCCG GCCACGGCGTCGCCCCTCAGTATCCCTTCCAGCCTCCATGCCTCCACAACCAGCAGCATCTTCAGTGCCCGACCTCCACAGCCTCGGGAAAGTGTCTTAGGCGTGAGCTTCAAGCCCTACAGCCCTGagtccagcccagccccagccacctGCACGACCTGTGAGAGCACAC GATTCTCCATGTTCAGAGCTCCTTGCATGAGCCAGCGGCGGCTTGTGCTCATCTTCTGCGTCTCTGTCCTCATTGTGCTGCTCATCGCCCTCATCCTGCTGT TTATGTTGTGGAGGTCACAGACTGGCATCGTGTACAAGGAGCCGGCCGAGACCTGCAGGGACAGCCCCGTGCGCTGCGACGGCATTGCCGACTGCTCCCAGAGGAGCGACGAGCTGGGCTGTG TGCGCTTCGCATCCGATGAGTCCCTGCTGCACGTCTACTCCAGCGTTGAGAGCCAGTGGCTGCCAGTGTGCAGCACCGACTGGGACGACTCCTTCTCCAGAAagacctgccagcagctgggattTCAGAA TGCATCACAGACCGAATACATTCCCCTGCACATCCCTGGCAAGAGCCTCACTGTGAGCAACGAGCGAGACACCATCCAGCAGAGCCTCAACAG ctcccagtgtCTCACGGGAAAGTACGTCTCCCTCCGATGCACAA cctgtgggCAGCGGATTTCTGGCCGGATCATTGGAGGAAAGGAAACCTCAGTGAGCAAATGGCCCTGGCAAGTCAGCGTGCAGTATGGGACCATCCACATCTGCGGCGGCACCATCATCGACGCGCAGTGGGTGCTCACTGCAGCCCACTGCTTCTTCAT gaACAGCATGAAGATCCTCGATGACTGGAAGGTGTACGGCGGGGTCTCGGACCTGAAGCAGCACGCGGAGGGCATCCCTGTCTCCCAGGTCATCATCAACTCCAACTACAGCGACGATCATGATGACTATGACATCGCTCTCATGAAGCTCTCCAGGCCACTGACACTCTCAG GTCAGGTTCGCCCAGCCTGCCTCCCCATGCATGGCCAGCAATTCCAGACCGGCAGGTCCTGCTTCATCACTGGCTTTGGGAAGACCAGGGAGAACGAAG ATAACACATCCCCAAAGCTGAGGGAGGCTGAGGTGAAGCTGATTGACTACAAGATCTGCAACAGCGACAAGGTGTACGAGGGCTACCTGACCCCTCGGATGATGTGCGCCGGGTacctgcagggagggaaggatgcGTGCCAG GGTGACAGTGGAGGGCCCCTTGTCTGTGAAGAGAACGGCCGCTGGTACGTGGCGGGGGTGACGAGCTGGGGGACAGGATGTGGCCAGAAGAACAAGCCCGGTGTTTACACACGTGTGACAAAGCTCCTCAGCTGGATATACAGCAAAATGGAG AGTGAGAACAACTAA
- the FXYD2 gene encoding sodium/potassium-transporting ATPase subunit gamma — MGNEQAPEQGLDRFSYDYETIRHGGLIFAVVAFVVGLLIILSQRFHCGGKKRRQGSGEDP, encoded by the exons ATGGGTAATG agCAAGCTCCCGAGCAGGGGCTGGACAGGTTCAGCTACG ACTATGAGACCATCCGCCACGGGGGGCTCATCTTTGCTGTTGTGGCTTTCGTCGTTGGGCTCCTCATCATCCTCA GCCAGCGGTTCCACTGcggagggaagaagaggag ACAAGGCAGTGGAGAGGACCCATAG